In the genome of Pelobacter seleniigenes DSM 18267, one region contains:
- a CDS encoding UvrD-helicase domain-containing protein gives MTQQKPIVADFHIHSHYSRATSKQLTPEYLDYWARIKGIHVVGTGDLTHPGWLAELKEKLEPAEAGLFRLKPAYRGVPEEQDCPAPEGQVRFLLSGEISNIYKKDGQVRKVHNLVCAPDFASVETIQDKLERIGNITADGRPILGLDSKDLFELCLNSSEQIMFIPAHIWTPWFSVLGAKSGFDSLRACFGELAPLLAGVEMGLSTDPAINWMCSFLDDFTLLANSDAHSPEKLGRNANLLATELSYAAIRSAVASGGEEFLGTISFFPQEGKYHFDGHRKCGVCLDPVATLRNNGICPHCGKPVTVGVANRVVQLSDRADILQRPNRKPFHSLIPLKEIFGELLGVGVNSKKVSQVYQEAIRKWGTELSILMDLPVDVVEREGDALLAEALRRMRAGEILIQEGYDGEYGSIRVFAAGEKERFSAQNSLFMGAADGSAKRKRALLTFDLNEYRQLVEQRDEQNETAAGQPAASVAKPTAEFVFNAEQLAAVEHAAGPALILAGPGTGKTRVLVNRIQRLIDSGTAPAESLLAITFTNKAAQEMRERLNLLLGPVAQAITVATFHAFGLQVLRDQLVQTGRSADFSLLDEEDKELIARHHLGWDKNLLKERLALISQVKQLQVELPGAQEEPWFKDWQEVLREQNLFDLDDLLYQPLQLFAAEPELLDQYRKRFSWLLVDEYQDVNRVQYALIRQLAPCADSNLFAIGDPNQAIYGFRGADIQYIQQFSTDYPQAAVYQLSQSYRCPDPVIRASGHVLRKPGESAEVGFLSGVPSQVKINIDHHRSDKSEAEFVARTIEQLLGGMSFFSIDSAVTSGHAQGEIGGLAEIAILCRLGRQMEVLEKALQDHHIPYRVVGEAPFFRREPVKSILQQCQAVRQPDHPFLHRQVVERFALSEQQLQQWGQLNDSRDLVTAVVAARADGSSLLEDPAIRRLLELCGEYPQPQRLLDYLALGMAADDYSSRSEAVALMTLHASKGLEFDAVFIPGCEQGLLPYALFETQRADVAEEQRLLYVGMTRAKKRLFLSHADSRFLLGKEYQLPRSPFLDRIELELLAQTHQESKRKQQPAAEQLSLL, from the coding sequence ATGACTCAGCAGAAACCCATCGTTGCCGATTTTCACATCCACTCTCATTATTCACGCGCGACCAGCAAACAGTTGACCCCGGAATATCTGGACTACTGGGCTCGTATCAAGGGGATTCATGTGGTCGGCACCGGCGACCTGACCCATCCGGGCTGGCTGGCCGAGTTGAAAGAGAAACTGGAGCCGGCCGAGGCGGGACTGTTTCGACTCAAACCGGCTTATCGGGGTGTGCCCGAGGAACAGGACTGCCCGGCGCCTGAAGGTCAAGTCCGTTTTCTGCTCAGTGGAGAAATCAGCAATATCTATAAAAAAGACGGCCAGGTCCGCAAGGTCCACAACCTGGTCTGTGCCCCTGATTTTGCCAGTGTTGAGACCATTCAGGACAAACTGGAGCGGATCGGCAATATCACCGCGGATGGCCGTCCCATTCTCGGCCTTGATTCAAAGGATCTGTTTGAGCTGTGCCTGAACAGCTCTGAGCAGATCATGTTCATCCCGGCGCATATCTGGACGCCGTGGTTTTCAGTGTTGGGGGCAAAATCAGGATTTGACAGTTTGCGCGCCTGTTTTGGCGAGCTGGCCCCGCTGTTGGCCGGCGTGGAAATGGGTCTGTCCACCGACCCGGCCATCAACTGGATGTGTTCCTTTCTGGATGATTTCACCCTGCTGGCCAATTCCGATGCCCATTCGCCGGAAAAGCTGGGCCGCAACGCCAATCTGCTGGCCACCGAACTGAGCTACGCGGCCATCCGTAGCGCCGTTGCCAGCGGCGGGGAGGAATTTCTCGGCACCATCTCCTTTTTCCCTCAGGAAGGGAAGTATCATTTTGACGGCCACCGTAAATGCGGGGTCTGCCTCGATCCGGTGGCCACCTTGCGCAACAACGGAATTTGCCCGCACTGCGGCAAACCGGTCACCGTCGGTGTGGCCAATCGGGTGGTGCAACTGTCCGACCGGGCCGATATCCTGCAGCGCCCCAACCGGAAACCCTTTCATTCGCTGATTCCCCTCAAAGAGATTTTTGGGGAATTGCTGGGGGTCGGGGTAAACAGCAAAAAGGTCAGCCAGGTCTATCAAGAGGCAATCCGCAAATGGGGAACGGAGCTTTCCATTCTTATGGACCTGCCTGTGGATGTCGTTGAACGCGAAGGGGATGCGCTGTTGGCTGAAGCTTTGCGGCGGATGCGGGCCGGAGAGATACTGATTCAGGAAGGATATGACGGCGAGTATGGCAGTATCCGGGTTTTTGCTGCCGGGGAAAAGGAGCGGTTTTCCGCCCAAAACAGCCTGTTCATGGGGGCTGCCGACGGCTCAGCCAAACGCAAGCGCGCCCTGCTGACCTTTGACCTGAATGAGTACCGGCAGCTGGTTGAACAACGGGACGAACAGAATGAAACCGCTGCCGGGCAGCCGGCAGCTTCCGTTGCCAAACCGACGGCGGAGTTTGTCTTTAATGCCGAACAGCTGGCGGCGGTGGAGCACGCAGCAGGACCGGCCCTGATCCTGGCCGGTCCCGGGACCGGCAAAACCCGGGTGCTGGTCAACCGCATCCAGCGGCTGATTGACAGTGGAACCGCTCCGGCAGAGAGCCTTCTGGCCATCACCTTTACGAATAAGGCGGCGCAGGAGATGCGCGAACGCCTCAACCTGCTGCTGGGACCTGTTGCCCAAGCAATCACGGTTGCCACTTTCCATGCTTTTGGGTTGCAGGTTCTGCGTGACCAGCTGGTTCAAACCGGCCGCAGCGCGGATTTTTCTCTGCTTGATGAGGAGGACAAGGAACTCATCGCCCGCCATCACCTGGGGTGGGATAAAAACCTGCTCAAAGAGCGGCTGGCCTTGATCAGCCAGGTCAAACAATTGCAGGTTGAGCTGCCCGGCGCTCAGGAAGAGCCGTGGTTCAAGGACTGGCAGGAGGTCTTACGCGAACAGAACCTGTTCGATCTCGATGACCTGCTTTACCAGCCCTTACAGTTGTTTGCTGCTGAGCCGGAACTCCTTGACCAGTATCGTAAACGTTTTTCCTGGCTGCTGGTGGACGAATACCAGGACGTGAATCGCGTCCAGTACGCCTTGATCCGTCAGCTGGCACCGTGCGCAGATTCCAACCTGTTTGCCATTGGTGATCCCAATCAGGCGATCTACGGATTTCGCGGAGCCGATATTCAGTACATCCAGCAGTTTTCCACGGACTATCCGCAGGCCGCGGTTTATCAGCTGAGTCAAAGCTACCGCTGCCCAGATCCGGTGATCAGGGCCTCCGGCCATGTTCTGCGCAAACCGGGAGAATCTGCGGAGGTGGGCTTTTTGTCAGGAGTGCCGTCGCAGGTCAAGATCAATATCGATCATCATCGCAGTGACAAGAGCGAGGCGGAATTCGTAGCCCGCACCATTGAGCAATTGCTGGGCGGCATGAGCTTTTTTTCCATTGATTCCGCCGTGACCAGTGGCCATGCGCAGGGAGAAATCGGCGGCCTGGCGGAGATTGCCATCCTCTGCCGGCTGGGCCGACAAATGGAGGTGCTGGAGAAAGCGCTGCAGGATCACCATATTCCATACCGCGTGGTCGGCGAAGCGCCGTTTTTCCGCCGTGAGCCGGTCAAATCGATTCTGCAGCAATGTCAGGCGGTTCGTCAGCCCGACCACCCATTTCTGCACCGGCAGGTTGTGGAGCGTTTCGCTCTCAGCGAACAACAACTGCAGCAATGGGGGCAATTGAACGACTCGCGTGACCTGGTCACCGCTGTGGTCGCGGCCCGGGCGGACGGCTCCAGCCTGTTGGAAGACCCCGCCATCCGTCGGCTGCTGGAATTGTGCGGCGAATATCCGCAACCACAACGGTTGCTTGACTACCTGGCGCTGGGGATGGCGGCCGATGATTACAGTTCCAGGAGCGAGGCCGTGGCGTTGATGACCCTGCATGCTTCAAAGGGATTGGAATTCGATGCCGTGTTTATTCCCGGTTGCGAACAGGGATTGCTCCCCTATGCGCTGTTTGAAACGCAGCGGGCTGATGTGGCTGAGGAGCAACGGCTGCTTTATGTCGGAATGACCCGCGCTAAAAAACGCCTGTTTCTCTCCCACGCGGACAGCCGTTTTCTTCTTGGAAAAGAGTACCAGCTGCCGCGCAGCCCGTTTCTGGACCGGATTGAGTTGGAGTTGTTGGCCCAAACCCACCAGGAGAGCAAACGGAAGCAGCAGCCCGCGGCTGAACAGTTGTCGCTGCTCTGA
- a CDS encoding sulfite exporter TauE/SafE family protein: protein MDSFFPFLQTHLLQFLFTCIIAFAAAVMGGISGFGTGLILPVFLSPVVGVANVIPVMAVAMLLNNGSRALAFREAIKWDHVRRLLVFGLPGCALGAYGYTLLKADWIAFALGCFLLLSLPLRRRLRRAAFQLRAPGEIFAGGLFGVINGGMTGTGVFLISLLLAAGVQGAALIATDAILAVIMSAVKVVLFGRFASLDLLMLCIGLLVGAATIPGAYLARYCLGKISLRVHAWLMEGIVLVGAMTFLWQAFH, encoded by the coding sequence ATGGATTCCTTTTTCCCTTTTTTACAAACACATCTGCTGCAGTTTCTTTTTACCTGTATTATCGCTTTTGCCGCTGCGGTCATGGGGGGGATCTCGGGGTTCGGTACCGGCTTGATCCTGCCGGTCTTCTTGAGTCCGGTTGTCGGGGTCGCGAATGTTATTCCGGTCATGGCGGTTGCCATGCTGTTAAATAACGGAAGCCGGGCTCTGGCCTTCAGGGAGGCAATCAAGTGGGATCATGTGCGTCGTCTCCTGGTGTTTGGTTTACCGGGGTGCGCACTGGGGGCTTATGGCTATACTCTCCTGAAAGCCGATTGGATTGCTTTTGCCCTGGGTTGCTTTTTGTTGCTCAGTCTTCCTTTGCGAAGACGATTGCGGAGGGCCGCTTTTCAGCTGCGGGCACCTGGAGAAATTTTCGCCGGCGGATTATTCGGCGTGATCAACGGTGGAATGACCGGGACCGGGGTGTTCCTGATTTCCCTGTTACTGGCCGCTGGAGTGCAGGGTGCTGCACTGATTGCCACTGATGCGATTCTGGCCGTGATCATGAGTGCGGTCAAAGTCGTTTTGTTCGGCCGCTTTGCCAGCCTGGACCTGCTGATGCTCTGCATCGGTCTGCTGGTTGGTGCCGCGACGATTCCGGGAGCTTATCTGGCCCGCTATTGTCTGGGGAAAATATCACTCCGGGTTCATGCCTGGTTGATGGAGGGGATTGTGCTGGTCGGTGCGATGACCTTTCTCTGGCAAGCTTTTCATTGA
- a CDS encoding OsmC family protein → MIQAESQNQDFLTFFTNGEQEGIADTTSDKGGSNQGFRPHDLLEAALASCMNITLRMTAQQMGIALSQVRVSVSLDRSSPDRSTFGYSVVFPDSLSEPEQQTLLAAIENCPVRNTLSKGLWFTPIDD, encoded by the coding sequence ATGATTCAGGCAGAGAGCCAAAATCAGGATTTTCTGACTTTCTTCACCAATGGTGAACAAGAAGGTATAGCAGACACCACCAGCGACAAAGGCGGCAGCAATCAAGGGTTTCGCCCGCACGATTTGCTGGAAGCGGCGCTGGCCAGCTGCATGAACATAACACTGCGCATGACCGCCCAGCAGATGGGAATTGCTCTTTCCCAAGTCAGGGTTTCGGTTTCCCTTGATCGCAGTTCACCGGATCGCTCGACATTTGGTTACAGCGTTGTCTTTCCCGATTCCTTATCAGAACCGGAACAGCAGACCCTGCTGGCAGCAATAGAGAATTGCCCGGTTCGCAACACCTTGTCGAAGGGTCTTTGGTTTACCCCGATAGACGATTAA
- a CDS encoding class I SAM-dependent methyltransferase translates to MATVKQHYEEVLADVYVWMFGGFSNALAQNSAFLSRHDIKPVSSGIAIDLGAGCGFQSIPLARTGFTVTAIDHSQKLLNLLADHADDLSITIINDDLVQFDRHLTTSAELIVCMTDTLLHLDSKATVCELFRKIFTALEKNGRFIATFRDLSFELSALERFIPVKSDNSSIMTCFLEYEPETVKVHDLVYKKENEQWTCHKSFYRKLRLSPDWVLEQLSGAGFKSIEMSNDQGLISVIATKR, encoded by the coding sequence ATGGCAACAGTCAAACAACATTATGAAGAGGTACTGGCGGACGTTTACGTCTGGATGTTTGGCGGTTTTTCCAACGCCCTTGCTCAAAACAGCGCTTTTCTCAGCCGGCATGACATCAAGCCGGTCTCTTCCGGGATCGCGATTGATCTCGGCGCGGGCTGCGGCTTTCAGTCCATCCCCCTGGCCCGGACAGGTTTTACGGTCACGGCCATCGATCATAGTCAAAAGCTGCTCAATCTACTAGCCGATCACGCCGATGACCTGAGCATCACTATCATCAATGACGACCTGGTTCAGTTCGACCGGCACCTAACGACTTCGGCGGAACTGATCGTCTGCATGACCGATACCCTGCTGCATCTCGATTCCAAGGCAACGGTCTGCGAACTGTTCCGAAAAATTTTCACTGCATTGGAAAAAAACGGCCGCTTTATCGCTACATTTAGGGACCTGAGCTTTGAACTGTCAGCTCTTGAACGCTTTATCCCCGTCAAAAGTGACAACAGCAGCATCATGACCTGCTTTCTCGAATATGAACCGGAAACGGTCAAGGTCCACGACCTGGTTTATAAGAAGGAGAATGAGCAGTGGACATGCCACAAAAGCTTTTACCGCAAGCTCAGGCTATCCCCGGATTGGGTGCTTGAGCAGCTGTCCGGAGCCGGCTTCAAGTCCATCGAAATGAGCAACGATCAGGGTCTGATCAGTGTGATCGCAACCAAGAGATAA
- a CDS encoding discoidin domain-containing protein, producing MLKRGYRLFILGLVLLLAGLLGCDGDDNHTRDSAGEGDSNLSTVTAGVAVDPYIIGALFFEDKNNNGLQDEGEQLSTVTDENGYFSFAEPLTIGSTLVMKDPGTHQGLPFTLILKRQINAEDAGQVVVSPLTTLLAAGLSADELLTLLSDAGLPWAAQLQPADLSSDPLAAITGLSAGQLTDDDLALLRTDFVAYSVMEFMNRFSPRELTAERIAAALDSEDFSQLLFDTVELLCSKSMLEDADLDLAGRAAGMPALTMDDLATTIPAILYWWTGQFYEDLINNRYDFPVIDDIAEQLGSFVLALAPYNYALHRLDNPAVTPADFLAAELLPLAADSYVMLANDGSQGVRLVSNEISLTDETFQDRSYVFGGAVLHFSATGDWRAISAEDGVVDLQQGTWSRTGNDVQLVDNTDSAAYTLTLVGEWPEYLRFMTTDPVLGDERSGVMNLPLAKVRQFDSSDLAGRTFLIDDDDCLGATDFCGGRVVFGAYDAENGLGTATLYMFDADNTAPVVADWRFAEDDAVVIETADETSELYFYGDDGNVVVVTSQGDTVIDVAGEKMFPPDIPEAIGSGVYTVASTVGEELTLYAGNQYSWNDGTQVESGTLNYDSATGELTLSSGEAVSVRIWFYGVAGETATEFPFYYEDYDGGTVVASGFDKLIYKEAAPVQTANLALNKSVSALTNTQQGLPEYVTDGDVNTWWYSYQGVNNSCQFVVDLGAEYSIGEVVLGVLQTEEMTLESSVDGTDWTTRHQQSGLWLTTTDPVLSFPVPFSARYLRYTGHNAQTAWIGMKEIEVFAP from the coding sequence ATGCTGAAGAGGGGTTACAGGTTGTTTATTTTAGGTCTGGTGTTGTTGTTGGCCGGACTGTTGGGGTGTGACGGTGATGACAACCACACCAGGGACAGTGCTGGCGAAGGGGATTCCAACCTTTCCACGGTCACCGCGGGGGTGGCGGTCGACCCTTACATCATCGGCGCGCTCTTTTTTGAGGACAAGAACAATAATGGTCTTCAGGATGAGGGGGAACAACTCTCCACCGTCACTGATGAAAACGGTTATTTCAGCTTTGCCGAGCCGCTCACTATTGGCAGTACGCTGGTGATGAAAGATCCCGGCACTCATCAGGGCCTGCCCTTCACCCTGATTCTGAAACGCCAGATCAATGCCGAGGACGCTGGCCAGGTGGTTGTTTCACCGCTGACCACTTTATTGGCCGCGGGATTGAGTGCCGATGAACTGCTGACCTTGTTGAGCGATGCCGGGCTGCCTTGGGCCGCCCAATTGCAGCCGGCTGATCTGTCCAGCGACCCGCTGGCGGCCATAACCGGCCTCTCCGCCGGCCAACTGACCGATGACGACCTCGCCCTGCTGCGCACCGATTTCGTCGCCTATTCCGTCATGGAATTCATGAATCGTTTTTCGCCCCGGGAGCTGACTGCGGAGCGTATTGCCGCCGCCCTGGACAGCGAAGATTTTTCCCAACTGCTCTTTGACACCGTCGAACTGCTCTGCAGTAAGAGCATGCTCGAAGACGCGGATTTGGACCTGGCCGGACGGGCCGCCGGAATGCCGGCGCTGACCATGGATGATCTGGCAACGACCATCCCCGCTATTCTCTATTGGTGGACCGGGCAATTTTATGAGGATCTGATCAACAATCGCTATGATTTCCCGGTCATTGACGATATTGCCGAGCAACTGGGCAGCTTTGTCCTGGCTTTGGCCCCCTATAATTATGCCTTGCACCGGTTGGACAATCCGGCCGTGACTCCGGCCGATTTTCTGGCCGCCGAGCTGCTCCCCCTGGCCGCCGATTCCTACGTGATGCTGGCCAATGACGGCAGTCAGGGTGTTCGCCTGGTCAGCAACGAGATTTCTCTGACGGATGAAACCTTCCAGGATCGCTCTTATGTTTTCGGTGGAGCTGTGCTGCACTTCTCCGCAACCGGTGACTGGAGGGCAATATCCGCTGAGGATGGTGTCGTCGATCTACAGCAGGGAACCTGGTCCCGAACGGGCAACGATGTACAGTTGGTTGATAATACTGACAGTGCTGCCTATACTCTGACCCTGGTCGGCGAGTGGCCCGAGTATCTGCGGTTTATGACGACCGATCCGGTTTTGGGGGACGAACGAAGCGGGGTTATGAATCTACCGCTGGCAAAAGTCCGTCAGTTTGACAGTAGCGATCTGGCCGGGCGGACCTTTTTGATTGATGACGACGATTGTCTGGGAGCGACGGATTTTTGCGGCGGGCGGGTCGTCTTTGGTGCTTACGATGCCGAAAATGGTTTAGGAACGGCGACCCTGTATATGTTTGACGCCGATAACACCGCTCCGGTCGTCGCTGACTGGCGTTTTGCCGAGGATGATGCCGTTGTTATCGAGACGGCGGATGAAACCAGTGAGCTGTATTTTTACGGGGATGATGGAAACGTCGTCGTGGTGACCTCTCAGGGTGATACCGTCATTGACGTTGCGGGCGAAAAAATGTTTCCGCCTGACATTCCTGAAGCGATCGGCAGCGGGGTTTATACGGTTGCCTCAACCGTTGGCGAAGAACTGACCCTGTACGCCGGCAATCAGTACAGCTGGAATGATGGGACCCAGGTAGAAAGCGGAACCTTGAACTATGACAGTGCGACCGGCGAACTGACCCTGTCCAGCGGCGAAGCCGTGAGCGTCCGAATCTGGTTCTATGGGGTGGCCGGTGAGACGGCGACGGAATTCCCCTTTTATTACGAGGATTATGACGGGGGAACCGTCGTTGCCTCGGGTTTCGATAAATTGATTTATAAAGAAGCGGCTCCCGTTCAGACCGCGAATCTGGCTTTGAATAAATCGGTCAGCGCCCTGACCAATACCCAGCAGGGACTTCCTGAATATGTGACCGATGGCGACGTCAATACCTGGTGGTATAGCTATCAGGGCGTCAACAACAGCTGCCAGTTTGTCGTTGATCTGGGGGCTGAGTACAGCATCGGTGAGGTTGTCCTGGGGGTTCTGCAGACCGAAGAGATGACTCTTGAATCCTCCGTTGATGGAACGGATTGGACGACGCGACATCAGCAGAGCGGGCTTTGGTTGACGACGACCGACCCTGTCCTGTCTTTCCCGGTACCGTTTTCGGCCCGCTATCTGCGCTATACTGGACACAACGCACAAACGGCCTGGATCGGGATGAAAGAAATAGAGGTGTTCGCTCCGTAA
- a CDS encoding response regulator transcription factor, whose amino-acid sequence MTARHCSPVFSFAAFVTWLLAVPMDGPLLSANGLPALSFYFLLPHVLGLFLLGYRCSKVQLERLLPYGAVLTVLLTSLLPFFGTALPWIGMLLGFSGALVAVAACARLRQSATPVGHAASGLVGANLVLFALLTQAQNSPWFFALLSLPLLSLLLKPKALPAQSLQKRKSALGELWLFLPFILLFHLVGGLMYSFMYPAYLDQAVLPGLELFFYIGTVSASARLVKSSRELSLMGGILLAMLSFILLQTRQPLAVNCAMFSMQAGQGIIDLFLIVYLLSFNEPIRAFGFGLATLCLGVSGGQLLGASLQQYAGSIALTGLICLNLAALSLYYYRWRIQQWFAEQSPSQPVAQPEPVQITLPDSIRLQLSDRECLVLQHSLNGTTYRDIASQLDISESSVKTYMKRVYDKLGMRSRKDLASLINSRG is encoded by the coding sequence ATGACTGCCAGACACTGCTCTCCAGTTTTTTCCTTTGCCGCCTTTGTCACCTGGCTTCTGGCCGTTCCCATGGATGGCCCACTGCTTTCTGCAAACGGGCTGCCGGCGCTGTCATTCTATTTTCTGCTGCCCCATGTGTTGGGCCTGTTTCTGCTCGGTTATCGCTGTTCAAAGGTGCAACTGGAGCGGCTCCTCCCCTACGGGGCTGTTCTTACGGTCCTGTTGACCAGTCTACTGCCGTTTTTCGGCACGGCGCTCCCCTGGATCGGAATGCTCTTGGGATTCAGCGGGGCCCTGGTGGCGGTTGCGGCCTGCGCTCGCCTGCGGCAGTCGGCCACCCCTGTCGGCCATGCAGCAAGTGGTCTGGTCGGGGCCAATCTGGTGCTGTTTGCCCTGCTGACTCAAGCACAGAACTCACCTTGGTTCTTCGCGCTCCTCAGCCTGCCCCTGCTCAGTCTGCTGCTGAAACCAAAAGCACTGCCTGCCCAGTCGTTGCAAAAAAGAAAATCCGCCCTGGGAGAACTCTGGCTGTTTCTGCCCTTTATTCTGCTCTTTCATCTGGTCGGCGGCCTGATGTACAGCTTTATGTACCCGGCTTATCTTGATCAGGCCGTGCTCCCGGGTCTGGAATTGTTTTTCTACATTGGGACGGTCAGCGCCAGCGCAAGGCTGGTCAAGAGCAGCCGCGAACTCTCCCTGATGGGTGGAATCCTGCTGGCCATGCTGTCCTTTATCCTGCTGCAGACCCGGCAACCGCTGGCGGTGAATTGTGCCATGTTCAGTATGCAGGCGGGTCAGGGGATCATCGACCTGTTTCTTATTGTCTATCTGCTCTCCTTTAACGAACCGATTCGCGCTTTCGGTTTCGGCCTGGCAACCCTGTGTCTCGGCGTCAGCGGTGGGCAGCTGCTCGGCGCCAGCCTGCAGCAATACGCCGGCAGCATCGCCCTAACCGGGCTGATCTGCCTGAACCTGGCCGCATTGAGCCTTTACTATTACCGCTGGCGCATTCAACAATGGTTTGCCGAGCAGAGTCCGTCCCAGCCGGTTGCCCAGCCCGAACCTGTGCAGATCACCCTTCCCGACAGCATCCGGCTGCAACTGTCCGACCGGGAATGTCTGGTTCTCCAGCACAGTTTGAACGGGACGACCTACCGGGACATCGCCAGCCAGCTGGATATTTCGGAATCATCGGTCAAAACCTACATGAAGCGGGTTTATGATAAGCTGGGGATGCGCAGTCGGAAGGACTTGGCCAGCTTGATCAACAGCCGGGGGTGA
- a CDS encoding cupin domain-containing protein, with protein sequence MLGNIFDKLPVELAEEEFLELVHSKMVRIERIVSRGHSSPASGWYDQEEHEWVMVLEGSATIQFADGREQELKRGDYLLLPAHVKHRVSRTDPAQLTLWLAVFYPPSCNDVPAP encoded by the coding sequence ATGCTAGGCAATATTTTTGACAAGTTACCGGTTGAGCTGGCGGAAGAAGAGTTCCTGGAGCTGGTTCACTCCAAAATGGTGCGCATTGAAAGGATTGTCTCCAGGGGGCACAGTTCGCCGGCGTCCGGCTGGTACGACCAGGAAGAGCACGAATGGGTCATGGTGCTGGAGGGCTCGGCCACGATTCAGTTTGCAGACGGTCGTGAGCAGGAGCTGAAACGAGGTGATTATCTGCTGCTGCCGGCGCATGTCAAGCACCGGGTCAGCCGCACCGATCCAGCACAACTGACCCTGTGGCTGGCCGTTTTTTATCCGCCGTCCTGCAACGACGTCCCGGCCCCATAA
- a CDS encoding sensor histidine kinase: MKSFFAPAAKTGSKKLAAQIEILSAHPVVSGLLYSINGLLAVLNEQRQIVAVNDSLLQMLNLESADEALGLRPGEALQCTYVQEESACCGTTRMCSSCGAAIAIVSSLEQNKPVERICALTTRKGDEEIDLALQVRSQPILIDGERFLLLFLQDVTLQQQRAALERTFFHDINNMLAALEGASELLVRQTPIPLAKNLHQAAVRLHKEIAIQRCLTQTESCSYQPLHHRISAAEVFKELKNFFSTHPAAQGKSLQFTEAAADAVVITDSSLLSRVLCNMVTNALEATESAGSVRIWSLADPKRLTFHVWNDQMIPAEVARRIFQRNFSTKEQAGRGIGTFSMKFFGEKILGGKVNFHSSQEQGTTFSFSLPR; the protein is encoded by the coding sequence ATGAAGAGTTTTTTCGCTCCGGCCGCCAAAACGGGCTCAAAAAAACTGGCGGCGCAAATTGAAATTCTCAGCGCACACCCGGTGGTCAGTGGCCTGCTCTATTCCATCAACGGTCTGCTCGCAGTCCTGAACGAACAACGGCAGATTGTGGCGGTCAACGACTCTTTGTTGCAAATGCTCAACCTTGAGTCCGCTGACGAAGCCCTGGGCCTGCGACCGGGCGAAGCCCTGCAATGCACTTACGTGCAGGAGGAATCCGCCTGCTGCGGAACCACCAGGATGTGTTCGAGTTGTGGGGCGGCCATCGCCATCGTTTCCAGTCTGGAGCAGAATAAACCGGTGGAAAGAATCTGCGCGCTGACAACCCGAAAAGGCGATGAGGAGATCGATCTTGCGCTGCAGGTCCGCTCCCAACCGATCCTGATCGACGGGGAAAGGTTCCTTTTACTGTTCCTTCAGGATGTCACCCTGCAGCAACAGCGGGCCGCCCTGGAACGGACCTTTTTTCACGATATCAATAATATGCTGGCGGCCCTGGAAGGCGCCAGCGAACTCCTGGTCAGGCAAACGCCGATTCCCCTGGCCAAAAATCTGCACCAGGCAGCCGTTCGCCTGCATAAAGAAATCGCCATTCAGCGTTGTCTGACCCAAACCGAATCCTGCAGCTACCAGCCCCTGCACCACAGGATATCCGCAGCAGAGGTGTTTAAGGAATTAAAAAACTTTTTTTCCACCCACCCGGCGGCCCAGGGCAAGTCTCTTCAGTTTACCGAAGCAGCCGCGGACGCCGTGGTGATCACGGATAGTTCCTTATTATCACGGGTCCTGTGCAACATGGTCACCAATGCCCTGGAAGCCACGGAGTCAGCGGGATCGGTCCGCATCTGGTCACTGGCGGACCCCAAACGCCTGACCTTTCATGTCTGGAACGATCAAATGATCCCAGCAGAGGTTGCCCGGCGTATTTTTCAGCGGAATTTCTCCACCAAAGAGCAGGCCGGGCGGGGGATCGGAACCTTCTCAATGAAGTTTTTCGGTGAGAAAATCCTCGGTGGAAAAGTCAATTTTCATTCTTCGCAGGAGCAGGGGACAACCTTCAGCTTTTCATTGCCGCGATAA
- a CDS encoding DUF1488 family protein: MNIFFCGPAVMSPDGGVSYRAKVDDESIFCRMTLAALRAIDPANGETDPMSQFQASKSSLLAIAEQKIRAGQLEENLVWVTAEDVSKDAM, encoded by the coding sequence ATGAACATTTTCTTTTGCGGCCCGGCTGTCATGTCCCCTGATGGCGGTGTTTCCTACCGGGCCAAAGTTGACGACGAAAGCATCTTCTGTCGTATGACATTGGCAGCATTGCGCGCCATCGACCCCGCCAACGGTGAGACCGATCCGATGTCTCAGTTCCAGGCCAGCAAATCAAGCCTGCTGGCCATTGCAGAGCAGAAAATCCGTGCCGGCCAGCTTGAAGAAAATCTGGTTTGGGTCACCGCTGAGGATGTTTCAAAAGACGCCATGTAA